The following proteins come from a genomic window of Aphis gossypii isolate Hap1 unplaced genomic scaffold, ASM2018417v2 Contig00328, whole genome shotgun sequence:
- the LOC126553792 gene encoding uncharacterized protein LOC126553792 produces MKALGHNKIVEQIRAKWKALKHLYKDKEYCNRKSGNDRKDGGEWDEELDELLKTRPSVKPLEYGVDSIESDNEVQEDLQINDMEVIFSNNIDYNIDIAGTNLTVEGPEVCTETISPVQPSKTQRKSIEKASGLAKVLDAFTEKWQTAQSKMNLDFIEGQNNMLQQEFDKQREWEEKILIEEREIVKAEREESNELFKLLINAIKDSSK; encoded by the exons ATGAAGGCTTTAGGACACAACAAAATTGTTGAACAAATTAGAGCAAAATGGAAggctttaaaacatttatacaaagATAAGGAATATTGCAATAGAAAGAGTGGTAATGATCGCAAGGACGGAGGTGAATGGGATGAAGAATTGGATGAACTTTTGAAGACACGTCCATCTGTTAAACCATTGGAGTATGGAGTTGATTCCATTGAATcgg ataatgaAGTCCAAGaggatttacaaataaatgatatgGAAGTCATTTTTAGTAACAATATTGATTACAATATTGACATTGCTGGAACTAATTTAACTGTAGAAGGCCCTGAAGTATGTACTGAAACAATAAGTCCAGTTCAACCTTCGAAAACACAAAGGAAAA GTATTGAAAAGGCATCAGGTTTGGCAAAGGTCTTAGATGCATTTACTGAAAAATGGCAAACCGCACAAAGTAAAATGAATTTAGATTTCATTGAAGggcaaaataatatgttacaacAAGAGTTCGATAAACAAAGAGAATGGGaagaaaaaattctaattgaaGAACGTGAGATTGTCAAAGCTGAGAGAGAAGAAAGCAATGAATTGTTTAAGTTGTTGATTAATGCAATTAAAGactcatcaaaataa
- the LOC126553786 gene encoding uncharacterized protein LOC126553786, with translation MPTLDEAKFISQCIKKKTGMEQLIGAIGGTHIPVLPPKIGYRDFVNRKGWPSMVLQGYVDNNYIFRNITIKHPGSVHDATVLKDSNLFQNNETLIPKHCISINGKEIPLMIAGDPAYPLLKWLLKGYTGSLTPEQESFNTYHSSARLCVENALGRLKGRWRCLLKRCDINYKFMPQVISACCVLHNIVEQFKDNYHASWTMEVNEGNICYAQPSQRELSQDTINTNSKEIREILKEHMAMNYPLRKSSFKR, from the coding sequence ATGCCTACACTTGATGAAGCTAAATTCATTTCACagtgtataaaaaagaaaactggAATGGAGCAACTTATTGGTGCTATTGGTGGGACTCACATTCCAGTATTGCCACCTAAAATAGGTTATAGAGATTTCGTTAATAGAAAAGGCTGGCCATCTATGGTTCTTCAGGGCTATgtggataataattatatatttcgtaATATCACAATCAAGCATCCAGGAAGTGTACATGATGCCACAGTCTTAAAAGATTCAAATTTATtccaaaataatgaaacattaATCCCAAAGCATTGCATAAGTATAAATGGCAAAGAAATACCTTTAATGATAGCTGGTGATCCAGCATACCCACTATTGAAATGGTTATTAAAAGGCTATACTGGAAGTCTAACACCAGAGCAAGAGTCTTTTAACACTTACCATTCTTCAGCTAGATTATGTGTTGAAAATGCTTTAGGTCGATTAAAGGGACGATGGAGGTGTTTACTAAAGCGatgtgatataaattataaatttatgccACAAGTCATCTCAGCATGTTgtgtattacacaatattgttgaacaatttaaagataattacCATGCATCATGGACAATGGAAGTAAATGAAGGAAATATATGTTATGCTCAACCTAGTCAACGTGAATTATCGCaagatacaataaatacaaattcaaaagAAATAAGAGAAATTCTCAAAGAGCACATGGCAATGAATTATCCACTAAGAAAATCTTCATTTAAacgttaa